A genomic window from Litoreibacter janthinus includes:
- a CDS encoding YciI family protein — protein sequence MLIALICTDKPDHLDTRKANRDAHVAYLKASECVKQAGPFLDSGGDMYGSLIVLDLPDMDAAHAWAAADPYAQAGLFSEVRLEQWNKVIG from the coding sequence ATGCTTATCGCCCTGATCTGCACCGATAAACCCGATCACCTTGACACCCGCAAAGCGAACCGCGACGCGCATGTCGCGTATCTTAAGGCGTCCGAATGCGTGAAGCAGGCAGGTCCATTTCTGGATTCCGGCGGGGATATGTATGGCTCTCTGATCGTGCTAGATCTCCCTGATATGGACGCAGCCCACGCATGGGCTGCTGCTGACCCATATGCGCAAGCTGGCCTGTTCTCCGAGGTGCGGTTGGAGCAGTGGAACAAGGTCATCGGCTGA
- a CDS encoding EVE domain-containing protein, whose product MRYWLFKSEPSVWSWDDQVAKGDAGEEWDGVRNYQARNFMRDMAVGDRGFFYHSQKEKAVVGIVEICAEAHPDSTTDDDRWDCVDIKAIKPLSKPVTLDQIKGDGRLDDMALVKQSRLSVQPVTKEEWQIVCDLGGL is encoded by the coding sequence ATGCGCTACTGGCTGTTCAAATCCGAGCCGTCCGTCTGGTCATGGGATGATCAGGTCGCCAAAGGCGACGCGGGCGAGGAATGGGACGGCGTGCGTAACTACCAAGCCCGCAACTTCATGCGGGATATGGCAGTGGGCGACCGCGGCTTTTTCTACCATTCGCAGAAGGAAAAGGCCGTTGTCGGCATCGTCGAAATTTGTGCCGAGGCCCATCCCGACAGCACCACTGATGATGACCGCTGGGACTGCGTTGACATCAAAGCCATAAAGCCGTTGTCCAAGCCGGTTACTTTGGACCAGATCAAAGGCGATGGACGGCTTGATGACATGGCACTCGTCAAGCAATCGCGCTTGTCGGTACAACCGGTGACAAAGGAAGAATGGCAAATCGTGTGTGATCTGGGCGGTCTCTAA